The Colwellia sp. M166 genome segment TTGCCATGATCGGCAGCTTTTTAATTGAGGAACTTATGTCGAAATTAAAATCATTAGTGGCATTAATGTCGTTGGCAAGTATTGGTGCGATGGCGAGTGATGTTATTACCCTAGAAGATATTCCAAAAATAAAATCAGTAAGAGATAGCGTTATTAGCCCAAGTGGCGATCATATTGCATTCACCCGAACTTTACCACGAGAGCTATATGTAGATAATAATGGTGGCAGTTATAGCGGACTTTTTATTACCGACACTAAAGGTAATGCAAGACCTTTTATCACTGGCAAAGTTAACGTTGGCGCTATAGAGTGGTCGGCAGATGGAAAATTTGTTTATTTTCTTGCCAAATTTAAAGATGAAAAATTTACCCAGCTTTATCGTATTCCTGTTGATGGTGGCGAACGTGAAAGAGTATTGTCGTTAAAAGATACCTCAATTAGTCGCTACGATATTAGCCCTGATGGTAAGCAAGTTGCGTTATTAGCGATGCCAGCAGAAGATAAGTCTGATAAAAAACTCAAAGAACTTGGTTTTCAAGCTGAAGTTTATGAAATGGACTTGAAAAATAAGCAATTATTTATTACTGATTTAACGGTGCAGCATAAAGCTGTGCAGTTAAATGCTGTTGATATTGCCGGTTATGTTAGTGATATGAACTGGGCTGCTGATAACGCGCAGTTATTGGTGAAAACTCAGCCTACAGCATTAATTGATGATTCATACACTAAAGCACAATGGCATGTGATGAACTTGGCCGATCAAAAAATTACCATGTCGATTGCTACTGAAGGCAAGCTAGGCAGCGCTGAGTTTTCTTATAACGGTAAATATATCGCGGTTATTGGTACACAAGATAAACATGATCCTGCAACCGGGCGTTTATATTTAGCCGATGTTAACAGTGGTGAAATACAAGATTGGTTGCCAAATTTTGCTGGGCATGTCAGCGATATTGAATGGTCACATAAAAGCAGTAAGTTAAACTTTATTGCCAATGTTGGCACTGAAAGTATTGTTGCTAACATTAACCCCGGTAGTAATAACTATAAAACTCAGCTACAAGCAGGAAAAATTATAGCGTCTTCATTATCGCTTTCAAACTCAGATAAAACTATCGGTGTCAAAGGTCATAGCGCCCAGCATCCAAATGAAAGCTTTATTATTCGTGCTAAAAAGCTGAGTAAAATTACCGACTCTAATCCATGGTTAAATGACAAACGCTTTGCTAAGCAAGAATCTATCAGCATAAAAGCGCGTGATGGTGTTGAGGTGGGTGGTATTTTAGTTTATCCACTGGATTATAAAAAAGGCCAACGTTATCCATTAATCATGCAAGTACACGGTGGTCCAGAAAGTCATGAAAAAAATGGTTGGATAACCGCTTACTCTAAACCGGGTCAAATGGGGGCGGCACGTGGTTATGCGGTATTTTATCCAAACTACCGTGGTTCAACCGGTAAAGGCGTTGAGTATTCGAAGTTAGGTCAAAATGATTATGCTGGCGCAGAGTTTGATGACTTAGTGGATATGAAAAACTATTTAGTTGAAACCGGCTTAGTTGATACTAAGCGTGTTGGTATTACCGGCGGTTCATACGGTGGCTATGCCTCTGCTTGGGCAGCAACTAAATTAACGGAACATTTTGCTGCGAGCGTGATGTTTGTTGGTATTTCAAACCAGTTATCTAAGTTTGGTACTACCGATATTTCTAACGAAATGCACTTAGTACATGCACGTTCTTACCCTTGGGATAAGTGGCAATATTACTTAGAGCGTAGCCCTATTTACTGGGCACATCAGTCAAAAACGCCATTGCTAATTATGCACGGTAAAGATGATCCGCGTGTACACCCAGCACAATCAATGGAAATGTACCGCTATATGAAAGTACAAGGTAAAGATGTACGTTTAGTATATTACCCAGGTGAGGGTCATGGTAACCGCAAAGCGGCGGCACAATACGATTACAGCTTACGTTTAATGCGTTGGATGGATAACTACTTAATGGCCGGTAATAAAGACATGCCTGACTACAAGTTAGATCATAAAGCCAAGTTAGAAGCATTAAAGGCACAAGCTAAAGAAGAGAGCCAAGATAAGGCATAAAATGTCTTGTTGTTACATGTGCTAATGAAATGAAAAAGCCCGATATTACTGGTTAATATCGGGCTTTTATGTACCGGAGTGTATAAATTAGAAACCAAAAACTATTTAATAGTTTAACTTAGTGGTTTTACCCCAAAACACTTTATAAGAAAATATCGTATAACCAATAATCATCGGTAAAACGACAGCGGCGCCAACAAAAATAAACCATAAAGATTCTCGAGCACTTGCGGCCTCAAATATGGTCATTTTAAAAGGCACTATATAAGGATAAAAACTATAGGCTAATCCACAAAAACACATTATAAACAGTATAATAGCGGCTAAAAATGGAAACCAACAACCAATATCATCTGCCATCGGTACTTTATCTAAATACAAGTGAACGGTGATAAAAGTAAAAGCAAGCAGTAAGGTTATTGGAATTAAAATTAACACTTGCATACCACCTAACCATTTATCCATGATCTGCTGATCAATGAGAAGATTAGTTAAACATACCGCGATAATACCAACAGCCATCAAAACGTTAGTGATTTTTGCCCAGTTTGCTGCTCTGCGTTGCAACTCGCCTTCTGTTTTCATCACCAACCAAGCAGCGCCGATAAAACAATAACCAGCCGTAACACAAACAGCTGATAAGGCTGAAAAACCAATACTTAACCAAGAGTCTTCAAATGAAGTGACATAGCGTCCCAACATATAACCTTGGGTTAACGTGGCTAACAAAGAGCCAAATTTAAAAGCGTAATCCCATTTATGTTTATCAGTAATCGGCGCTTTAGTGCGAAAGTCGAACGATACGCCACGTAAAATCAATCCCGCTAACATTAATGCTGTTGGCAAGTACAAGGCTTGAAATATAATCGAGTGAGCTTTTGGAAAAGCAATCAGCAATAAGCCAATGGCCATTACTAACCAAGTTTCATTAGCGTCCCAAAATGGTCCAATAGAATAAATCATGGTATCGCGTTGCTGTGGGTTATCTAATGGCAGCAATACGCCAACGCCTAGGTCATAACCATCAAGTATGGCGTAAATTAAAAATGACAGCCCCATTAAGCCAATAAATACGCTTGGTAGCCAATCTACAGATGTAACATTCATGATGCTACTCCTTCATTCGTTGTTACAGGTTTACTTGAGTCAGATGTAAGTTCTTTACCTGTTAGCGAGGCATTGCTTTCTTCGAGTATTACCGCTCGATTGGCCATGACAAATAAAGTACGGATATAAGCGATTAACAAAAAGCCATAAATAACTAGGTATAACGTGAGTGACAACGCAATATCTGTCGGAGGAGTGGTGGTAACGGCATCTTTAGTACGCAGTATGCCGGTAACTAAATAAGGCTGACGACCAATTTCAGTAACATACCAACCGGCTAAAGTGGCTAACCATCCAGAAAAAGTCATAGCAATACCGGTTTTTAATAACCAAGGTGGATATTGTTTTTTGATGACAAATTGATAGGTAGCAAGCCAAGAAAATAGTAGCATTAGTACGCCCATGCCGATCATAACTCTAAAGCTGAAAAATACTGGTGCAACGGGCGGGTGCTTATCAATAAACTCATTCAAGCCTTTTATTTCACCTTTCGGATCATGGGTTAAAATAATACTGGCCATATTAGGGACTTTTATTTCAAAACTATTTTCGCGCTTTTCTTGGTCAGGTAAGGCAAATAACAATAGTGGAACTTCAGTAGCCGTTTCCCATGCTCCTTCCATTGCTGCGACTTTGGCTGGTTGGTGTTTAAAAGTATTTAAACCATGTAGGTCACCAACAAAAATTTGTAATGGGATTAAAATAGCTGCCAAGATGACTGAAAAATTGAGCGCTTGCTTG includes the following:
- a CDS encoding cytochrome d ubiquinol oxidase subunit II; translated protein: MNVTSVDWLPSVFIGLMGLSFLIYAILDGYDLGVGVLLPLDNPQQRDTMIYSIGPFWDANETWLVMAIGLLLIAFPKAHSIIFQALYLPTALMLAGLILRGVSFDFRTKAPITDKHKWDYAFKFGSLLATLTQGYMLGRYVTSFEDSWLSIGFSALSAVCVTAGYCFIGAAWLVMKTEGELQRRAANWAKITNVLMAVGIIAVCLTNLLIDQQIMDKWLGGMQVLILIPITLLLAFTFITVHLYLDKVPMADDIGCWFPFLAAIILFIMCFCGLAYSFYPYIVPFKMTIFEAASARESLWFIFVGAAVVLPMIIGYTIFSYKVFWGKTTKLNY
- a CDS encoding cytochrome ubiquinol oxidase subunit I; the protein is MLSRIQFAANISFHILFPTINIALCWILLFFKVRFNQTQDESWLRVYRFWVRIFALTFAIGVVSGITMSFQFGTNWPGYMETVGNIAGPLLGYEVMTAFFLEASFLSIMLFGMDRVSNRVHTIATVLVSFGTTLSAFWILSLNSWMQTPAGFEMIDGVAHVTSWMDVIFNPSMPYRLMHMLLASGLTSAFLICGISAYRLIKGDNKKSVKQALNFSVILAAILIPLQIFVGDLHGLNTFKHQPAKVAAMEGAWETATEVPLLLFALPDQEKRENSFEIKVPNMASIILTHDPKGEIKGLNEFIDKHPPVAPVFFSFRVMIGMGVLMLLFSWLATYQFVIKKQYPPWLLKTGIAMTFSGWLATLAGWYVTEIGRQPYLVTGILRTKDAVTTTPPTDIALSLTLYLVIYGFLLIAYIRTLFVMANRAVILEESNASLTGKELTSDSSKPVTTNEGVAS
- a CDS encoding S9 family peptidase, whose translation is MSKLKSLVALMSLASIGAMASDVITLEDIPKIKSVRDSVISPSGDHIAFTRTLPRELYVDNNGGSYSGLFITDTKGNARPFITGKVNVGAIEWSADGKFVYFLAKFKDEKFTQLYRIPVDGGERERVLSLKDTSISRYDISPDGKQVALLAMPAEDKSDKKLKELGFQAEVYEMDLKNKQLFITDLTVQHKAVQLNAVDIAGYVSDMNWAADNAQLLVKTQPTALIDDSYTKAQWHVMNLADQKITMSIATEGKLGSAEFSYNGKYIAVIGTQDKHDPATGRLYLADVNSGEIQDWLPNFAGHVSDIEWSHKSSKLNFIANVGTESIVANINPGSNNYKTQLQAGKIIASSLSLSNSDKTIGVKGHSAQHPNESFIIRAKKLSKITDSNPWLNDKRFAKQESISIKARDGVEVGGILVYPLDYKKGQRYPLIMQVHGGPESHEKNGWITAYSKPGQMGAARGYAVFYPNYRGSTGKGVEYSKLGQNDYAGAEFDDLVDMKNYLVETGLVDTKRVGITGGSYGGYASAWAATKLTEHFAASVMFVGISNQLSKFGTTDISNEMHLVHARSYPWDKWQYYLERSPIYWAHQSKTPLLIMHGKDDPRVHPAQSMEMYRYMKVQGKDVRLVYYPGEGHGNRKAAAQYDYSLRLMRWMDNYLMAGNKDMPDYKLDHKAKLEALKAQAKEESQDKA